Proteins from a single region of Flavobacterium sp. K5-23:
- a CDS encoding sulfite exporter TauE/SafE family protein, protein MLYTAFLFGLISSFHCIGMCGPIAMMLPVDRSNQAKKVTQILTYHLGRLTAYGSIGFVFGMLGKGFFMAGIQQNLSIFIGVAMIVVILVPEKIFANYNFSKPVFKLISKIKSALGSQFRNKSYKSLFIIGLLNGFLPCGMVYVALFGSIAMQSESLGVLYMILFGLGTVPMMSSVVYINSYLTIPIRNKIQKLIPYVAILIGVLFILRGLGLGIPYISPSNMSLFVQEQPNCH, encoded by the coding sequence ATGCTCTACACCGCTTTTCTTTTCGGTTTAATCAGTAGTTTTCACTGCATAGGAATGTGTGGTCCCATTGCTATGATGTTACCCGTAGATCGAAGCAATCAGGCTAAAAAAGTCACTCAAATTCTAACGTATCATTTAGGCAGATTGACTGCTTATGGAAGTATTGGTTTCGTTTTTGGAATGCTTGGAAAAGGTTTTTTTATGGCAGGAATACAACAAAACCTATCCATTTTTATAGGTGTTGCCATGATTGTGGTTATTCTGGTTCCAGAAAAAATATTCGCTAACTATAATTTTTCAAAACCAGTCTTTAAATTGATTTCTAAAATCAAATCTGCTTTAGGGAGTCAATTTAGAAACAAGAGTTATAAGTCGTTGTTTATCATAGGTTTATTGAATGGTTTTTTGCCATGTGGAATGGTTTACGTAGCTTTGTTTGGTTCAATTGCTATGCAAAGTGAAAGTCTTGGTGTTTTATATATGATTTTATTCGGTTTAGGAACTGTTCCTATGATGAGTAGTGTTGTATATATTAATTCCTATTTGACGATTCCCATTCGAAACAAAATTCAAAAACTAATTCCTTATGTCGCCATCCTTATTGGTGTATTATTTATTTTAAGAGGGTTAGGGTTAGGGATTCCTTACATTTCGCCTAGTAATATGAGTTTGTTTGTACAAGAGCAACCTAATTGTCATTAA
- a CDS encoding FixH family protein has translation MKINWGTGIVIAIALFMSFILYFVIKVQSNSKYDNELVVEEYYKKDARFGEEMVRVQNAQDLDQKPIITKTAAGITIEFPAVYDIKKIKGKVSLYRPSNKKLDFEILISLSNPSLLIPKSNLVGGRWDLNMEWQYNGKSYLTKETIYID, from the coding sequence ATGAAAATTAATTGGGGAACAGGAATAGTCATAGCGATAGCATTGTTTATGTCTTTTATCTTATATTTTGTTATCAAAGTACAGTCTAATTCTAAATACGATAATGAATTGGTTGTTGAAGAATATTACAAGAAAGACGCGCGCTTTGGCGAAGAAATGGTACGTGTTCAAAATGCACAGGATTTAGATCAAAAACCAATAATTACAAAAACAGCAGCAGGGATTACCATTGAATTTCCTGCAGTTTATGATATTAAAAAGATTAAAGGGAAAGTGTCCCTCTACAGGCCGTCTAACAAAAAATTAGATTTCGAAATACTTATTTCGCTTTCTAATCCATCTTTGCTCATACCTAAATCAAATTTGGTAGGCGGCCGTTGGGACCTTAATATGGAATGGCAATATAACGGAAAGTCATACCTTACTAAAGAAACTATTTATATAGATTAA
- a CDS encoding YdcH family protein, translated as MERHDLLHEFPEHKEKIHQLKIYNSHFRELFDQYHVLEHEIHRINTGVDIAIDEYAYIQKAKFLYIKDEITSILEDN; from the coding sequence ATGGAAAGACATGATTTATTACACGAGTTCCCTGAGCATAAGGAAAAAATTCATCAATTAAAAATCTATAATTCTCACTTCAGGGAGTTATTTGACCAATATCACGTATTGGAACATGAAATTCACCGTATTAATACTGGTGTTGATATTGCCATAGATGAATATGCCTATATTCAGAAAGCAAAATTTCTTTATATAAAGGATGAAATAACCTCAATATTAGAAGACAACTAA